In Labrus mixtus chromosome 9, fLabMix1.1, whole genome shotgun sequence, the DNA window CCGATACCATGACAGGGCCGTTTAAGATCTGCGTTGAAGCTGTGATTGCAAAGCagtcctgttttttgttttggcttgCAGTGACTGTCCCTCATCTCCGTGTCAGCAGAGAGCAGCACTTCACGCCTGCTGTACAGAGGTGCAAGTCTTCCTCCTTCATTATAAGCATGATCATAACCTGTCAAACAAGTTCCACAGTCACAAcaagctgcagagaaaataatGTGATTACATTGATGGTTTGATTTGTGACTGCCTGCAGGCTTGAGTATCATTAGTTATGCAGTTCAGACACGTTTTCTGTACTGAAGCCATAACCAATAGAAATACCATACCTTGGGGCATTCCCATGAAGTCACATCTGTAAGTAGAGCAGTACTGGGCTGTCAAGGCCTTACGGATCACACCTTCAGACGGGGGACATTTCCAAAGGAAGCTGACATAGTCTCTGCTCCGTGCAGCCTCCCTGGGAAGCCTCCAAATCATAAAAGACTTtgggaaaaacaaaatgatttaaaggttGTAATACACCAATGAGAGGTTATGCATGGCACTCATCTGTGAATCTGAAAATTGAGGCTAATACAGCCTAAATACCAACCTGACTGGGATGTGGGTTGTTTCTCCTCTGCCCAGAGGCTGTTCCTGTGCGAATACTTTCAGGTTTGCGGACTGGCCTCCagcaaaaatcatttttataaacAGTTGAACCAAGGGGTCCAGACCGGGAAAAGGAGTCTATAAATGAAGTGGACGTTGGGCTCCTGCAGATATGCATCAACAAATACATATaattacacacaaaaatcaCACTAATTCCATattcttattttgaaatttaacAAAAGGCACACGAACTGAACTCACAGCAGCATCTCTGCAGCTGAGTTCGGCCGGTAGACAAATTGTCTTTTATTGGATGTTTCATATGGATCCCACCACTGTTTGCTctctaaagaaaacaaacacagttgtTACCCTGAATTCTTGGTATAGTTTACACCTGATACATAGGGCTACAGTTAACAAGCTGTGTTTCCTCTAAGCTTGAAAAGTATTTCTAAATAATTCCCAACAAGTCGAGACAGTAAACACACCAACGGACACATCTTACTTTGACATTCACATCAGATATTCCACCTATGTTGTGTTAAGACCAAGTACAAATCCTGAAAATAAGATACACATgtacttcttttgttttgctcACTTTTATACAAGCATTCATTTCTTAATAACTGTACAATTAAGATGTTTTAGGGTTTCCACAAAAGACAACTGCAATTTCTGATGCTACTTGAGGTCAGAAAATAGGCCTACTTGGATTTATACATGCAGAATACATACTTTCTTGTTGTCTTATAGTATATTAAACTTTACTGCAAGACAAATTTGCTTCACATTTGCCAAGACAATTAAAGATGATTATTTCAGTTCACCAAACTATGCAACAATTTGTACGTTttatataataatgtaataaaagataaaaactatattaaaatgttttttgtagttttcattgttttgccTTAGTGAAGATTAACCAGACTAAACAGAAGTGAACCCTTTGTGTCctgaattgaattgaagtgAATTAAATAATACTGTGGATTTGTTAGTTCTGGAAAATAAAGACAATCTTactgagtaaataaaacaaGGTCTATATGAAATGCTAAGAAATGAAAAGATATTTGTTGACATTACCTTGTGTTGCCATGTTGGCCAGTGTTTTGGCCGGCTATCTTTGATTGTTTTCCGTGGAACAAAAACCTATTATTTCCTCTCCCagataaaagttttttttgtatggctTGCGGAACTGACTACCAAATTTTAGCAAGTGTGAATTTAACAAAGATGGCTTCCAGGTAGCCTATGTGTTCTGTCTGAACCGAGACAGAGAGCTGAACAGGAGGTTGCTGGGTGCTGTGGTTATGGAGACATACAACATTTGAATGTCCACTGTGAGCTGCTCAGTAGGGGACATGCTGCATTAAAAATTCAACAATTGAAAGGatgctttatttttcacagtGTCTGTTTTTTGCAGTGCTGGAATccaaatgcatttattttggttttaatcTTTTGAGAAGGAATTGCTAACACTTTAACAAccctctaaatgtgaataaaaagtgacttttaaaaagtcacGACAATTTTTAGGGATTTTTgagggctaaatgtggagaaatcttgctgttatttgtagtgtgcgcaactttacaatATAATATAACTTTACATAATTTGATACTTCACAGATAGGGATGGTAAGCCTACATTAATCTCTTTATATTAAGGATAGCCTTGGCCTAC includes these proteins:
- the LOC132979957 gene encoding testis-expressed protein 26-like; amino-acid sequence: MATQVSLESKQWWDPYETSNKRQFVYRPNSAAEMLLPTSTSFIDSFSRSGPLGSTVYKNDFCWRPVRKPESIRTGTASGQRRNNPHPSQSFMIWRLPREAARSRDYVSFLWKCPPSEGVIRKALTAQYCSTYRCDFMGMPQGYDHAYNEGGRLAPLYSRREVLLSADTEMRDSHCKPKQKTGLLCNHSFNADLKRPCHGIVPTVVKRHVDTQQKRYDLTNYDTFYGKRVADVSGVLKALLPQELQQLQNVLPEEEKKTVKTVVSKGAQPNNKEGVNKLPAVVPDSCTPERISSWPGPH